Proteins encoded within one genomic window of Leucoraja erinacea ecotype New England chromosome 24, Leri_hhj_1, whole genome shotgun sequence:
- the LOC129708823 gene encoding achaete-scute homolog 5-like translates to MNSNYSRALIDSRAVGAANYMQLGVPLAPDPSTHLSQHLPHGDSLGHVPFLVYPANLEATYYDTYGGVFPYVPFHGHFGVYDCPFEPAFIQKRNERERQRVKCVNEGYARLRDHLPGPLSEKRLSKVETLRAAVRYIKYLQDLLNRDQASPPHLTQDSQRDRKAQRSPVSSHDPHSDGESKHSHPYREPDARGTDRADHS, encoded by the coding sequence ATGAACAGTAATTACTCCAGGGCTCTGATAGACAGCAGGGCAGTGGGTGCTGCTAACTATATGCAGCTGGGCGTTCCCCTAGCGCCCGACCCGTCCACACACCTCAGTCAGCATCTCCCTCACGGCGACAGTTTGGGACACGTCCCGTTCCTGGTCTACCCGGCCAACTTGGAGGCCACCTACTATGACACTTACGGCGGCGTGTTCCCCTACGTGCCCTTCCACGGACACTTCGGTGTTTACGactgccccttcgagccagccttcATCCAGAAGAGGaacgagagggagaggcagagagtgaAGTGCGTGAACGAGGGCTACGCCAGGCTCCGCGACCACCTGCCGGGCCCGTTGTCCGAGAAGCGACTCAGTAAAGTGGAGACGCTGCGAGCCGCCGTCAGATACATCAAGTACCTGCAGGACTTACTCAACCGCGACCAGGCCAGCCCCCCGCACCTCACACAGGACTCACAGAGGGACAGGAAGGCTCAGAGGTCTCCCGTCTCCAGCCACGACCCCCACAGCGATGGGGAATCCAAACACTCTCATCCCTACCGCGAGCCAGACGCCAGGGGCACTGACAGAGCAGATCACAGCTGA